The DNA region GTGGGCTTCAGGGGGCAGGTGACGGGAGCGGTGCGCGTGGAGGCCGGGCGGCTGGATGTGGAGGACAGCCGGTTCGAGGCGGCGCCAGCGGCCATGGTGGGGGTGTTGCTGGAAAGCGGACGGGCCCCGTCTCCGGAGAGTGGCGAGCAATCGGCACCGCGCGACGCCTCGCCCAAGCCCGAGGTGCTGTCGAACACGGACGGATCCATGCACTCGCCTCAGGACAGCGAGGCCGCCACGGGCGCTGGAGCGCAGCAGGAAGACCCGAGACATGCCGGAGCCATCGTGGAAGCCCACATCCGCGGGAGCACCTTCACCGGCCCCTACCGTCGAGCCGTGCGGCTGCGCGGCGCGGACGTGCGGGCCACGTTGGAGGACCTCCAGTTCACGGGGGCCGCGACAGCGGTCGGCGTGGACGGTGCGTACGCCGAGGTGCGGCGCTCCACCGCGGAAGGTGGGCAGGCGGCGGCTTTCTCGGTGATGGACGGCACCCTCATCCTGGATGAGGTCTCCGTGACGGGGCACGAGTACGGCGTGTCCTCCATGCAAGCACGCAGGCTCGACGTGCACCGCTTCACGTCGGTGCGGGCCATTCGGGCCGGCATGGGACTGCTGATGTCATGCGTCCGGCTCCGGGACATCGTGGTGCGGGACAGCGGCGCCTATGGCGGGCTTCAGTTCTCGGGCGGGGACCTGGACGTCCAGGGCGTTCGAGTGGACGGCGCCGCCGAGTACGGGGTGATGGCGCTGCGTGGGAAGCTGCGGCTTCGTGACGTGGACATCCGCCGGGTGCGCACGGCGGACGGTGTCACCGGGGATGGCCTGCACCTGCGTCAGGTCGAAGCGGACGTGGAGGGCGTCGTGGTGCGCGATGCACAGGGGGCGTGTGTCCTCGCGGCGCAGAATGCCCGCGTGTCACTGCGGGGCGCGAAGCTGGAGACCTGCGGGTACGTCGGCCTGCTGACGGACACCCTGGCGCGCATGAACGCCGTCAACGTGGACATTCAAGGGGCGGCGACGGCGCTGGGCGCTCTGGGAAACGGCGAGTTGCGTGTGGAATCCCTCTCCGCGAGTGGCCTGGAGACGGGGTTCGTCCATGCGGAGTGCGAGGGCGCCACGCAGGTGCACCTGAAGGAATTCCGCTCCGAGGACACGCGAGGCCTGTCGGCGCGCTGTGTCCACGCCAGTCCGAAGTGAACCGGCACGACAGCAACGGTTGCTCCATCCCGCTGGATGCTCATGGGACGGAGCGCTCCGGCTCGCGAGGCTCCTCTTCCACTGGGGCGGGAGCGGGGTCGGTGATGGCGGCGGGCAGGGCGGAGGCATGTCGCTCCAGCCACTCGCGGATGACGGGATAGACCTCCGACGGGGCGCCGGTGCCGAAGATGAGGTCCCCGTGCCCGTAGTTCATCTTGTCGCCATGGTCCGTGCCGAAGATATGCAGCGTGCGGTCGGGCGCGGTGGCGAGCGCGAACTGCGACTCCACGTTGCCCGGCGTGGCCAGCCGGTCCGAACTGCCGCCCATGACGAGCAGCGGAAGCTGGAGCTGTGCGATGCCAGCGCGCCAGTCCTTCGTGCGGTCAAAGGAGCGGAACATGTCGTGCTCAATCCAGTCCTGGAACTGAAGCAGCACCTTGCGGCTCATCGACGACATCATGTTCGCGTAGACCTGCCGCTGGATGCGCGGGGGGATGTGCTCGGGGTTCACCAGCAGGTCGGACAGGGGCAGGGTGATGTAGCCCAGGAACGGCGCGAGGCTGGCGCTCATCCACTCCTGCCGGAAGCGTGCGGGCCAGGCGGCACGGACGCCCATGGAGATGAGCGTGCGCAGGAAGGGCTCCGACTTGAAGTGCACGGGAGCGCCCAGCGCGAGCAACCCCGCAAGCTTCTCCCCGTGCGGGCCTTGCGCGACGCCGTAGCCCACCAGCCCGCCCAGGGAATGGCCGAGCCAGAATGCGCATTTCGCACCCGTCTCCTTCAACGCCAGCTCCAACAGCGCGGGTCCATCCTGGAGGATGTGGTCGTCGATGGTGAAGTCCGTGTACCTCCGTCCTCGGGGCGGCCGGCGCGAGTGCCCGGTGCCGCGCCACTCGACGCTGAAGCAGTCGAAACCCGCTTCGGTCAGGTAGTGCGCGACGGAGTAGGGGGGCTCGAAGTCGAAGGTGAACCGGTTCGCCGCGAGCCCGTGGCACAGCAGCACGGGCTCCTCGAATCGGCGCACGGCCGCGCGCCGCGCGTGAATCACCAGCTCCCATCCGTCCTCGCAGCGGGCGCGGAGGACCTGGGGCAGCTCCGCCCTGGGGCGGTACCATCGTCGCACGGCCACGACCCAAAGGACGTTCCACAGAACGAGTGCGACCCCGGCGACCAGT from Myxococcus xanthus includes:
- a CDS encoding alpha/beta fold hydrolase; amino-acid sequence: MDASRWVVWVLVAGVALVLWNVLWVVAVRRWYRPRAELPQVLRARCEDGWELVIHARRAAVRRFEEPVLLCHGLAANRFTFDFEPPYSVAHYLTEAGFDCFSVEWRGTGHSRRPPRGRRYTDFTIDDHILQDGPALLELALKETGAKCAFWLGHSLGGLVGYGVAQGPHGEKLAGLLALGAPVHFKSEPFLRTLISMGVRAAWPARFRQEWMSASLAPFLGYITLPLSDLLVNPEHIPPRIQRQVYANMMSSMSRKVLLQFQDWIEHDMFRSFDRTKDWRAGIAQLQLPLLVMGGSSDRLATPGNVESQFALATAPDRTLHIFGTDHGDKMNYGHGDLIFGTGAPSEVYPVIREWLERHASALPAAITDPAPAPVEEEPREPERSVP